The proteins below come from a single Papaver somniferum cultivar HN1 chromosome 11, ASM357369v1, whole genome shotgun sequence genomic window:
- the LOC113323599 gene encoding VQ motif-containing protein 17-like, whose protein sequence is MEEMMKIQNTTCLPKRFRHQQQQPQPRLGMHTDSHVISKFTMKPKIRIVHIYAPEIIKTDAANFRELVQRLTGKPSPSDRNKKSSSSKKRPAARSSSSADTSSDHVNGNYHHHVGHEVSTTPNLFYNNLQTTIANTTDESSSGLQSSDYGSHGSVLKEEEEVIWGGDKGFFTDFEGLIRGIGLPTHLDMFGDTTTSTYDRSYAVYP, encoded by the coding sequence atggaagagatgatgaagatACAAAACACAACATGTCTGCCTAAAAGATTTCGCCATCAACAACAACAGCCTCAACCTAGACTAGGCATGCACACAGATTCACATGTAATCTCGAAATTCACCATGAAACCCAAAATCAGAATAGTTCACATATATGCACCAGAGATTATTAAAACAGACGCCGCAAATTTCAGAGAACTTGTCCAAAGACTAACAGGAAAACCTTCACCATCAGATCGCAACAAGAAATCATCTTCTAGTAAGAAGAGACCAGCAGCCAGAAGTAGTAGCAGTGCTGATACAAGTTCTGATCATGTAAACGGTAATTATCATCATCATGTTGGTCATGAAGTTTCAACAACACCCAACTTATTCTACAACAATCTGCAGACAACAATAGCAAATACTACTGATGAATCAAGCTCAGGTCTTCAGAGTTCTGATTATGGTTCTCATGGATCAGTgttaaaggaagaagaagaagttatctgGGGAGGTGATAAAGGTTTCTTTACTGATTTTGAAGGCTTAATTCGAGGAATCGGATTACCTACCCATTTGGATATGTTTGGTGATACTACTACTAGTACCTATGATCGTTCTTATGCAGTTTATCCTTGA